CAGTCATGTCATGAAGATACCGTTTGTGCAGTTACAAGGAAGAATAAGTGGTTGCAAGTACCCACCTTTTGTTCTGGGTGAAGGTTTACAGGTGCTATCCTGGATAATATTGTCACTATCAGTATTCAGTCTACAAAAGACAAAATCTGCAACGCATCCACTCACAATTCGGGCATGGTGGATATTTAACTTTCTGCAATCAATAATCAGTGTGATATTTGATCTCAGGTTCAGTTTATCAGATCATGAATATATTGGCTATGCAGAATTGATCGACCTATTCACACTACTTGTTAGCACGTATCTGTTTGCGATATCCGCCAGAGGAAAAACAGGAATCACCTTAATAAACAGCAGCACAACAGAGCCACTATTGAGTCCATCTGTAGGAGAGCAGGCAGAAAGTAAAAGGACATCCCTTTATAGTAGAGCAACTATTCTGGACCTTGTCACATTCTCCTGGATGAGCCCTATCTTTGCTATTGGATACAAGAAACCTCTAGATAACAATGATGTACCAGATATTGATGGAAGGGACTATGCCGATTTACTCTCTGATTCATTTAATAGGATTGTAGAAGATGTTGAATGCAGACACGGTATAAGTACTTTATCAATCTATAGAGCAATGTTCCTATTTCTTAGAAGGAAGGCAACAATCAATGCAACATTTGCAATTTTATACGCATGTGCATCCTATGTCGGACCATCGTTAATTAATGATCTTGTGAAATTCCTTGGGGGTAAGATGGAGTATGGACTAGAAAAAGGTTATTTTCTTGCTGTTGCATTTTTGAGTGCTAAAGTTGTGGAGACAGTATCTCAGAGGCAGTGGATTTTTGGAGCTCGACATCTCGGGATGCGGCTACGAGCTGCTTTGATATCCCGCATCTATCAAAAGGGACTCCGATTATCCTGCAGTGCAAGGCAGAAGCATACCAgtggagagatcataaactacatgAGTGTAGATATACAAAGGATAACTGATGTTATATGGTACGCCAACTACATCTGGATGTTGCCAATACAGCTTTCTCTAGCAGTCTATGTTCTCCATCAAAACATAGGGAATGGAGCATGGGCTGGTTTAGCAGCAACACTGGCAATAATGGCTTGCAATATTCCTCTAACCAGACTGCAGAAAAGGTTGCAATCAAAGATCATGACTGCCAAAGACAATAGAATGAAGGCAACAACAGAAGTACTTAGAAgcatgaaaatactgaaacttcaAGCATGGGATACAGGGTACCTTCAAAAGCTAGAAGCATTACGAAGGGAAGAGCACAATTGGTTGTGGAAATCTGTGAGGTTGACGGCTTTAACAACATTCATATTTTGGGGGTCCCCTGCATTTATATCCTCCATAACATTTGGTACATGTATATTGATGGGGATTCCACTAACAGCTGGCACTGTTTTGTCCGCACTTGCAACATTCCGGATGCTACAAGAACCAATCTTCAACCTTCCCGATTTACTATCGGTGTTTGCTCAGGGAAAAGTTTCAGCTGATCGAGTAGCTCAATACCTCCAGGAAGACGAACTGAAATGTGACACAATTACAGAAGTGCCAAGGAATGAAACAGACTACGATGTCGAGATTGATAATGGAGCATTCAACTGGGAATTTGAGACCACATCTCCAACTATAACAGATGTGAATTTAAAAGTAAGGAGAGGGATGAAAGTAGCAATCTGTGGAATGGTCGGATCTGGGAAATCCAGTCTATTATCATGCATACTTGGGGAGATGCCTAAGCTAGCTGGGGCCGTGAGGGTCAGTGGGAGAAAAGCATATGTTCCTCAGACAGCCTGGATCTTGTCTGGGAATATCAGAGATAACATTCTGTTTGGAAACCCATTTGACAAGGAAAAGTATCAAAAGGTAATAAATGCTTGCGCGTTGACTAAAGATCTTGAGCTATTTGCAAATGGTGATCTGACAGAGATTGGAGAAAGAGGAATTAACATGAGTGGTGGACAGAAGCAGCGGATTCAGATTGCAAGGTCAGTGTACGAGGATGCAGATGTCTACCTCTTTGATGATCCTTTCAGCGCATTAGATGCTCACACTGGAGGCCAACTTTTCAAGGTTTGTTTATTAATTAACTTGCTAATTATCTTCCAAAACTTAGTCGCATATGGTATGGTTTAGAGAAACCCCTCTGTAATAACTGCTAATATAGAATGAACTACTATATTATTCTGCAGGATTGCCTAATGGGGATGCTTAAAGACAAAACAATATTGTATGTGACCCACCAAGTCGAATTTCTTCCAGCCGCTGACCTTATACTAGTAAGTATCAAAAACACCTGTCTGTTCGCAAGTACTACATGTATGTTAGTATTGCTAAGAATATGTAGAATAACCAACGGGGTACAAAATAATAGGTGATGCAGGATGGGAAGATTTTGCAGAAGGGAACATTTGATGATCTCCTTCATCAGAACATAGGTTTTGAAGCAATAGTAGGAGCCCATAGCCAGGCAATTGAGTCTGTCATAAGTGCCGAGAGTTCAAGCAGAATTCTGTCAACAGATAGCAAGAACTTAGCAGATAGTGATGATGAGTTTGTGAAAGAAAATGAcactgatgatcaacttcaaggcaTAATTAAGCAAGAGTCTGCACAAGATGTCTTGCAAGGTATCAATGAAAAGGGAAGGCTAACACAAGACGAAGAACGGGAAATGGGAGGAATTGGCAAGAAGGTCTACTGGGCATACCTGACAGCTGTTCATGGTGGTGCATTAGCACCGGTAATAGTTGCTGCACAGTCATTCTTCCAAATACTCCAGGTAGCAAGCAACTATTGGATGGCATGGGCTTGTCCTCCAACATCAGCAACCCCCCCGAGGGTTGGATTAGACCTTCTTTTCTTCGTATACATAACCCTATCTATTGGAAGTGCATTATGTGTTCTTGGTCGGTCTACACTTGTGTCACTTGTTGGTCTACTAACAGCAGAGAAGTTCTTTAAGAATATGCTCCACTGCATCCTCcgtgctcccatgtccttctttgATTCCACACCTACTGGCAGGATCCTAAACAGGGTTGGTTCAGTTATTCCTGACATCATTTCATACTGTCTTATACCCACTCACCTTCAAATTAATAATTTTGTACTACACTTTGTAACAGGTCTCAAATGACCAAACTATTTTAGATCTGCAAATGGCAAACAAGCTTGGTTGGTGCGCATTTTCAGTTATACAACTTCTGGGGACCATTGGCGTTATGTCCCAGGTCGCATGGCCAGTTTTTGCCATCTTTATTCCAGTGACAGCAATCTGTTATATGTTTCAAGTAAGAGATCTTCACAATGATTCTTTTGCACTAGAGTTAACTTGTCGTAGTAAAATGTATGCATCAAGTAATTCTGTAAAATAAATTAGCAGTAAGCGCGAATTTCCTCCTTGATGATGATTGTTTTCACAAAGCACCGAATACAATGTTCTCCCTGTGCTATGCAGCGGTACTACATACCAACAGGAAGAGAGCTGGCTCGTTTGTCAGAAATTCAAAGGGCTCCAATACTCCACCATTTCGCGGAATCACTTACTGGTGCAGCAAGTATTAGAGCATATGGGCAAAAGGACCGTTTCAGCAAAGCAAACATCTGTCTTGTTAACAAACACTCACAACCATGGTTCCATAGCACCTCAGCAATAGAGTGGCTTTGCTTCAGGCTAAACATGCTATCTAACTTTGTCTTTGCCTTTTCTTTGACTCTCCTAGTGAGTCTTCCCGAAGGTTTTATAAATCCAAGTAAGTATTGTATACACACAAGTTACCGCTGATTTTTTTGGCAGTTCTATGTTCTCGTCACTATGTTTTGGTGGCTCCCAACCTGATATAATTGTATCATGTACAGGCATTGCTGGACTTGCAGTGACTTATGCCCTCAACCTCAATGGACAGTTGTCAAATATAACCTGGAACATTTGCGACGCAGAGAATAAAATGATTTCGGTTGAAAGAATAATGCAGTACTCAAGGATCCCTAGTGAAGCTCCTCTAATAGTTGATGATAACCGCCCCCCAAACAGCTGGCCAAAGGATGGTACTATAAATATAAGGAACTTAGAGGTATGCATTATGTTACTGTGATTTATAATTTATGACCAATGATCCTCTGGGCTTTCTTTTCTCACTTAGGATAGTTAAATAACAGGAAAAATTGGATGCAATTGTCAACCGGTCCTATCGAAAGTAGGATTGACTATGGATTCAAGCCATCGCACATGGTTTCATAAAATCTGTATAATTTGCACATTCTAAATCGAACAGGTTTTCCATTCAGTACATGTATGCGTATGAACAGTGTACAGCATAACATAAATTCTATCGCGGGGGCATGTAAGTCTAAAAATATAACTACTGAGTAAGTTTCAAACGGAATAGACATATGCTTAAAGCAGAGTAAACCAGATTGCACAAACACGCTCCATAACAAGATTCATATCAGTAAAGCTATAATAGTTTATACTACACAGTATATGTTCTATCAGAGAAAAGGGAAGCTCTCAAGTTTTAGTAAAATATAATCTCTTCAATATTTGCATTTTCTCAGAATATGTGCATGCTCAAAAGAAGCCAACTAATGTGGCTATTGGGTTTTGCAGGTTCGATATGCAGAGCATCTCCCATCTGTTTTAAGAAATATATCATGTACAATTCCAGGACGGAAAAAAGTGGGAATTGTTGGACGTACTGGCAGTGGAAAGTCAACTTTGATTCAAGCTCTTTTCCGGATTGTCGAACCAAGAGTAGGAACAATCGAAATTGACAATGTCGATCTCAGCAAAATTGGGTTGCATGATTTACGAGGCAGACTTGGCATCATTCCACAAGATCCAACCATGTTTGAGGGCACAGTGAGAGGAAATCTTgatccactgaatgaatattctgaTCAACATATCTGGGAGGTAAATAAGTCAATTATACATGTCCCAATGATAAGGGAGGTAAATTATATAGCATGTGCAGAAGATAGCTTAACACCTCGTATCATTGCTCATTATTGCCAATAGTCCATGTTGCAAAACAAATGGTTCTGGGTATTTTTTCAACGTAAATATGCATATGCTAATAAAGTGTGATATCGTGATTAGGTATGCCAATCTATGAAAGGTCAAAACTTCTGAAATAGTAACTTAGGAAACATATGTGGTTGGTCTATTTTATAATTGCAATTACCAAACAGAAGGTGATGCATTCTTCATATAGATTGCAAGTTGGTTAAATCCATTCTTCGAAGATATGCATATAATGAATTAAAAGAAAAGGAGGAATTAACAAAAAAGGTAATAATTAAGAAACCCAATGGTATATTTCCTCTACTTGATCAGCAGTATACATTTCTTTTGGACAGGCATTGGATAAATGCCAACTTGGTGATATAGTTCGTCAAAGCCCCAAGAAGCTGGACTCAACAGGTAATAATAGCATTGTTCTTGTGTAAAGCAGCAAACATATGATAACTTGCCTAAGAGTGTTTGGATGTGCATTGAGATGATCAAATGAGATTTCTTCTGCAGTTGTCGAGAATGGGGAAAACTGGAGCGTCGGACAGAGGCAGTTGTTTTGCCTGGGAAGGGTTCTACTGAAACGAAGCCATGTCCTTGTCCTCGACGAGGCAACTGCTTCAGTTGACTCATCTACCGATGCAATCATCCAGCAAACACTCCGCGAGGAGTTTGGGAACTGCACGGTGCTGACAGTAGCACACAGAATTCACACGGTTATCGACAGTGATCTCATTCTTGTCTTCAGCGAAGGTAAGCCACATCATTGACTAGCACAAACCATTTATCCGCATTTTATTTGACCTAGCTGCCACGTCGCTAATGTTAGATATTTCTACCAACCAACCATTCTCTGATGAAAAGTTGTGCTATAATATACTTAACACCCCCTTTTCACATCCATGCTAAACATGTACTCTTTTGTGATGAGCAGGAAGAATTATAGAATATGACACGCCGTCGAGATTACTTGAGGACGAGAAGTCTGAATTCTCCAGGCTCATAAAGGAGTATTCACGGGGATCCAAGGGCTTTTAACAGCACCACAGACAAATCGATCCGTGGCCGAAGCCAACATGAAGCCAGCTAGGTGCACTGCAGAACCCAGTAGAAATACGACACGCACCATGATCTCTCCACATGCCAAGTAAGTACTGGCAGCAAAACCATCCATATAGAGACGACGGGATTAACAATGGAGGAGACTAGCTATATTCAGGAGATTCAGAAAAACTATTAAGCTATGTAATCTACTAGCACTGTGCAAGCTGCTCTGTGATGTGAGCAATATCAAGACGTGCAATGTAGCTATCCCGTGTAAGCTCTTAAATTTCCTCGGAACATGAGGGCATAAGAGAGGAGGCTTTGCGCGATTTGATTTTCAGTTAAAGTTCCTTAATTGGCGTTCGTAGCGGGGTACTTACACGTGCGGTGTGTCGAGTCAGGCATTCCGTCGAGCATGCGGCGCGCTTGCGCAGGGAGTTGAGTTGTGCAGGATCCGCGAGACTGCGAGAGCATCGCCCGAAGCCGTAGAGCAGCGTTGACGCGTACTGATTCAGCTGGGGCACTCGCTACCTTGCTGGGATTTGGAACGGTGGTAGTGCGCCGCCGGCCGTCGTGGGATCACAGACGACCCTTAAAAAAGCGATTAAGAGCATGTCTAGTAGAGCCCCTAAACCCCTAAAACTGTAAAAATAACCGCTTTTTTACAGTTTTTGACGAAAAAATCGCAAAGACTAGAGCCCCTAAAACTGTAAAACTGTAAAAAATTTCCCAGGTCCGACCTGGGAATCTATTCTTGGCCTGTACAAAACCGGGTTGGAGAGGGGTTGACCCTCTAAACTGCATTTCCAGTTCGTTTCGGGCGGGAGGGAAATTTCCCAATCCCACCCACCCGCCACCGCCGCCCGTCGCCCCGCCCCCGCCCCAGCgcaccggccgccgccgccatggccgcctcccCCGCCCCGCCCGTGCCGCCCGTGGCCGCGCCGCCGACGGCCCCTCGgcccgccgcccgccccgccGCCTCGTCGCTCCCGCCCCACCCCCGCACCGGCCGCCCACCCGCACGTCGCCGCCGTGGTCGCTGCGACCCACGTCGGCGCGAAGCGGCGGCGTGCGGGCATCACCGTGCCGGCCGTCGCCCCCGCACCGGCCGTCGCTCCCGCCCCGCCCGCACCGCCGCACCACCCGCACGTCCCCGGGCACGGGCGAAGGTGTCCTCCGGTGGTCCTCGTGCGCCAAGGCCAAGGCGGCTTCCTCCCCGGCGCCGAGGAAGGCCGTGGCCAAGAGGAGGGCCCCGGCGAAGCTGCCGGTGGCCGCCGCCGTGCCGCCCGCCCGGCCGCCCGGaggtgttcgacgaaatggccACCCCGGCCGCCGCCGTGCCGCCCGCCCCGGCCGCCGTCGTGCCGCCCGCCCCGGCCGCCGTGTCCTTCATGGACATGCTCAATGAGGTGGAGGTGGACATCAACGCTCCACCGCTTGATCCCTATAGGGATGATGATTTGGAGGGAGGAGAGGATGCGGAGGGaggagatgaggaggaggaggatgatgatgatgaagacatcACAGAGATACAAGAGGAGGCGTTCACCGCCGTTGCTCGCCCCCCCGTCCGCTCGTCGAACTACACCGACGCGGAAGATATACTCTTGGTTCGAGCTTGGGCGTCGGTGGGGTTGGATGCGGGCACCGGTACCGACCAAACCGGTAAACGGTATTGGCAGCGCATCGAGGACGCCTACCTTAAGATGAAGCCGAAGAGGAGTGGGTTCGCCTCTCGCTCATTCCGGTCGCTTCAAGGCCGGTGGGACTTGATGAAGCCGGCATGTGCGCGTTGGAGTGCCGCCATGGACCAAGTGATGGATGCGCCGCCGAGTGACTATGTAAGTTTGCAAACCTCACATCGTATGGTTTCTCTCATGTGTGTTGTATGGTTTCTCTCATGTGTGTTGTATGGTTTCTCTCATTGTAGGAGAAGATTGCCGGCTTGAGGTACAAGGAGATGGCCGGCTCCAAGGGCAAAGAATTCCCATTCAAGCATGTTTGGTCAATTCTTCAAACATATGACAAGTGGAAGTTGAGAGATGATGAAACCGCACCGAAGAAGTCCGCAATGCTTGACATGGATGATCCGGATGTTGAGGAGAGGAACTTGAACAAGCCCGAGGGAACCAAGAAGGCCAAGCTTAGGGTGAAGATGGAAGGAGAGGCGGCTAGCCTAAGGGAGAAGATGGATCATATGATGAAGGCAAGAGAGGCTTTGGCAACCAAGACGTTGGAGACAAAGCTTCTCATCACCGAGCAAAAGAAGGTGGTCAAGCTTGCACACATTGAAGCAAAGCGTGAGGAGGCAGCCCGCAAGGCCGACTTGGAGGAGAGGATGCTCAAGGTGAAAGAAGCAAAGGTATGGAAAGAACTCATGGTGGAAGAGAAGGAGCACATGATGATGTGCAAGAAAGACATGGATGAAGAGCAATTGCAATGGTGGAAGGAGTACAAGGAGGACATCGCCGAGAGGAAGAGGATGTTCCGAGGGTCCTCCTCTACCTTTGTAGTTGACACTACCATGAGCGATAGCGGTGTCGACAACTCGCATGATGGTGGGGTTTGATGGTGGTGGAGTGGCCTAGCATATGGCACCGACGTGTAATTTTTTGGTGATGGTGCCAATGAGATGGGCAAGATGATGATTATGTGATGTAAAAACTACTAAACCATGCATCCATGATTATTACTTTTGTAGTATGTTTGATGATTCATTGT
This region of Lolium perenne isolate Kyuss_39 chromosome 2, Kyuss_2.0, whole genome shotgun sequence genomic DNA includes:
- the LOC127336543 gene encoding putative ABC transporter C family member 15, which encodes MEGGWSLHSPALARIHDRLQGMFLLHTAGFLDDSSDSVLSQYLRKWPEVYSPCFWTSTFALIQLVFVMIIVGQFLFKRIRRCRQRLKTASPESNKHYNQEQKNGDIKLGVSYQASKVCCLLILASHVMKIPFVQLQGRISGCKYPPFVLGEGLQVLSWIILSLSVFSLQKTKSATHPLTIRAWWIFNFLQSIISVIFDLRFSLSDHEYIGYAELIDLFTLLVSTYLFAISARGKTGITLINSSTTEPLLSPSVGEQAESKRTSLYSRATILDLVTFSWMSPIFAIGYKKPLDNNDVPDIDGRDYADLLSDSFNRIVEDVECRHGISTLSIYRAMFLFLRRKATINATFAILYACASYVGPSLINDLVKFLGGKMEYGLEKGYFLAVAFLSAKVVETVSQRQWIFGARHLGMRLRAALISRIYQKGLRLSCSARQKHTSGEIINYMSVDIQRITDVIWYANYIWMLPIQLSLAVYVLHQNIGNGAWAGLAATLAIMACNIPLTRLQKRLQSKIMTAKDNRMKATTEVLRSMKILKLQAWDTGYLQKLEALRREEHNWLWKSVRLTALTTFIFWGSPAFISSITFGTCILMGIPLTAGTVLSALATFRMLQEPIFNLPDLLSVFAQGKVSADRVAQYLQEDELKCDTITEVPRNETDYDVEIDNGAFNWEFETTSPTITDVNLKVRRGMKVAICGMVGSGKSSLLSCILGEMPKLAGAVRVSGRKAYVPQTAWILSGNIRDNILFGNPFDKEKYQKVINACALTKDLELFANGDLTEIGERGINMSGGQKQRIQIARSVYEDADVYLFDDPFSALDAHTGGQLFKDCLMGMLKDKTILYVTHQVEFLPAADLILVMQDGKILQKGTFDDLLHQNIGFEAIVGAHSQAIESVISAESSSRILSTDSKNLADSDDEFVKENDTDDQLQGIIKQESAQDVLQGINEKGRLTQDEEREMGGIGKKVYWAYLTAVHGGALAPVIVAAQSFFQILQVASNYWMAWACPPTSATPPRVGLDLLFFVYITLSIGSALCVLGRSTLVSLVGLLTAEKFFKNMLHCILRAPMSFFDSTPTGRILNRVSNDQTILDLQMANKLGWCAFSVIQLLGTIGVMSQVAWPVFAIFIPVTAICYMFQRYYIPTGRELARLSEIQRAPILHHFAESLTGAASIRAYGQKDRFSKANICLVNKHSQPWFHSTSAIEWLCFRLNMLSNFVFAFSLTLLVSLPEGFINPSIAGLAVTYALNLNGQLSNITWNICDAENKMISVERIMQYSRIPSEAPLIVDDNRPPNSWPKDGTINIRNLEVRYAEHLPSVLRNISCTIPGRKKVGIVGRTGSGKSTLIQALFRIVEPRVGTIEIDNVDLSKIGLHDLRGRLGIIPQDPTMFEGTVRGNLDPLNEYSDQHIWEALDKCQLGDIVRQSPKKLDSTVVENGENWSVGQRQLFCLGRVLLKRSHVLVLDEATASVDSSTDAIIQQTLREEFGNCTVLTVAHRIHTVIDSDLILVFSEGRIIEYDTPSRLLEDEKSEFSRLIKEYSRGSKGF